Proteins from a single region of Ananas comosus cultivar F153 linkage group 3, ASM154086v1, whole genome shotgun sequence:
- the LOC109707282 gene encoding auxin-responsive protein SAUR36-like, giving the protein MSSNRLSELIMRKWHVIARTKRRSKGHFVVYSKGGKRFVVPLKYLDHPIFQVLLEMAEEEFGTNGDGPLMVPCEEELMEHVVSLLRNHTIHVSFL; this is encoded by the coding sequence ATGAGTAGTAATAGGCTAAGTGAGCTCATAATGAGAAAATGGCATGTAATAGCAAGAACGAAGAGGAGAAGCAAAGGGCACTTTGTGGTGTATTCAAAGGGTGGCAAGAGATTTGTGGTGCCTCTGAAGTACTTGGACCACCCAATATTCCAGGTGTTGCTAGAAATGGCCGAGGAGGAGTTTGGCACCAATGGCGATGGGCCTCTCATGGTGCCTTGTGAGGAGGAGCTCATGGAGCACGTTGTGTCTCTACTGAGGAACCACACCATTCATGTTAGTTTCTTGTAA
- the LOC109707283 gene encoding auxin-responsive protein SAUR36-like — protein sequence MVNPKRLVEAARRWNKVAAQGRGASRKGGHFAAYTKDGCRFLVPIDYLNSSIFRELLEKSEEEFGVAGGRPIVLPCDAVFIEHIMATLQTTARFRRNVCDQHC from the coding sequence ATGGTGAACCCAAAGAGGCTCGTGGAGGCTGCAAGGAGATGGAACAAGGTGGCGGCGCAGGGGAGAGGAGCCTCGCGCAAGGGCGGGCACTTCGCGGCGTACACGAAGGACGGGTGCCGGTTCCTCGTTCCCATAGACTACCTCAACTCCTCCATCTTCCGAGAGCTTCTCGAGAAGTCGGAGGAGGAGTTCGGCGTCGCGGGCGGCCGGCCGATCGTTCTGCCGTGCGACGCCGTCTTCATCGAGCACATCATGGCGACGCTTCAGACCACGGCGAGGTTTAGAAGAAACGTGTGCGATCAACATTGCTAA